A DNA window from Streptococcus mutans contains the following coding sequences:
- a CDS encoding SRPBCC family protein gives MVKSSIKASFSYPIDQVWKLVTDLSNQTWRSELGQFEKVDDNHFLEYTQNGLQTNFKVTKVNLHKLWELEFENKNLQGTWIGRFDYQDGQTILDFTENITVKNALLTPFVWLYLRKQQKQYFRDLEKALPKNKTVKRDI, from the coding sequence ATGGTGAAATCGAGTATAAAAGCGAGTTTTTCTTATCCGATTGATCAGGTCTGGAAACTTGTAACCGACTTGTCCAATCAAACTTGGAGAAGTGAACTTGGTCAGTTTGAAAAAGTAGACGACAATCATTTTCTTGAATACACTCAAAATGGTCTTCAGACGAACTTTAAGGTGACAAAAGTCAATTTGCATAAGCTCTGGGAGCTTGAATTTGAAAATAAAAATCTCCAAGGTACTTGGATAGGTCGTTTTGATTATCAGGATGGACAAACCATTCTAGATTTTACAGAAAATATCACTGTTAAAAATGCCCTCCTGACACCATTTGTGTGGCTTTATTTAAGAAAGCAGCAAAAGCAGTATTTTCGAGATTTAGAAAAAGCGCTGCCGAAAAACAAAACTGTAAAAAGAGATATATGA
- a CDS encoding CPBP family intramembrane glutamic endopeptidase encodes MELFIAKIVSSFLEIILAVAIPFLYWIFTERKQSTFLNWLGFKKVSKHDFKRFFVPVLGMILLFSLASFFILLRLKGVSTATTVFRGGGYTVLPAILIYGIFNTALPEELFFRGFLLKRLMSKMAFPLANFIQSLCFALIHSFMFFKLLDIGSTIMITMFIFGIAYGMGYINEKKTQGSIVPSWLIHAAANIFSGICTAFMLI; translated from the coding sequence ATGGAACTATTCATCGCAAAGATAGTCAGTAGCTTTTTAGAAATAATATTAGCTGTTGCAATTCCGTTTCTCTACTGGATTTTCACAGAAAGAAAACAGTCTACTTTTCTAAACTGGTTAGGATTTAAGAAAGTTAGTAAACATGATTTTAAACGATTCTTTGTACCCGTGTTGGGAATGATTCTATTATTTTCATTGGCTTCCTTTTTTATCTTACTTCGCTTAAAGGGAGTGTCAACGGCAACAACAGTTTTTCGAGGTGGTGGTTATACAGTCTTGCCGGCTATTCTCATTTATGGGATATTTAATACCGCTTTGCCAGAAGAATTATTTTTTAGAGGATTCTTATTAAAACGTCTTATGTCAAAGATGGCATTTCCTTTGGCTAACTTCATTCAGTCATTATGTTTTGCTTTAATACACAGTTTTATGTTTTTCAAGCTACTGGATATTGGTTCAACAATAATGATTACAATGTTTATATTTGGAATTGCTTATGGAATGGGGTACATCAATGAAAAAAAGACGCAAGGATCCATTGTTCCGAGTTGGCTTATCCATGCAGCAGCTAATATTTTTTCAGGCATATGTACCGCATTTATGTTGATTTAG
- a CDS encoding aspartate/glutamate racemase family protein: protein MKTIGLIGGMSWESTTSYYQLINETIKKELGGLHSAKILLYSVDFAEIEHYQASGDWAKSAEVLSQIAQKLEQAGADFIVICTNTMHKVAPQIQKQIAIPILHIAQATAEALLENGIQKVGLLGTKYTMTQDFYKEKLLEAGLEVLIPDQAGITEVNRIIYDELCLGDIKDSSKQTYLTIIDDLKNAGAKAVILGCTEIGLLVKQADTALPLYDTTTIHAQKAAELAING, encoded by the coding sequence ATGAAAACAATCGGCCTTATTGGTGGCATGAGCTGGGAGAGTACGACTTCCTATTATCAGCTTATCAACGAGACAATTAAAAAAGAGCTTGGCGGACTGCATTCGGCTAAAATTCTGCTTTACAGTGTTGATTTTGCGGAGATTGAGCACTATCAGGCCAGCGGTGACTGGGCTAAGAGTGCGGAAGTCCTGAGCCAAATTGCCCAGAAACTGGAGCAGGCTGGTGCGGACTTTATTGTTATCTGCACCAACACCATGCACAAGGTGGCTCCGCAGATTCAAAAGCAAATCGCGATTCCAATTTTGCACATTGCGCAGGCAACTGCTGAGGCTCTTCTTGAAAATGGCATTCAAAAAGTTGGTCTCTTGGGCACCAAGTATACCATGACTCAAGACTTTTACAAGGAAAAGCTGCTTGAAGCAGGGCTTGAGGTGCTGATTCCAGACCAAGCTGGCATTACTGAAGTCAACCGAATCATCTATGATGAGCTGTGCTTGGGAGACATCAAAGACAGCTCAAAGCAGACTTACCTTACCATTATTGATGATTTGAAAAATGCTGGCGCTAAAGCCGTTATCCTAGGCTGTACAGAGATTGGCCTTTTAGTCAAACAGGCAGACACAGCCCTTCCGCTCTATGATACAACAACTATCCATGCTCAAAAAGCGGCGGAATTAGCAATAAATGGGTGA